A single genomic interval of Macadamia integrifolia cultivar HAES 741 chromosome 6, SCU_Mint_v3, whole genome shotgun sequence harbors:
- the LOC122080786 gene encoding light-harvesting complex-like protein 3 isotype 1, chloroplastic, whose protein sequence is MSMALFSPPSSRFPSLPATVSAKPTFNQKPYLSLPSRRSLFLLSRKATDNVAGVVGSAAVVEEKGVKKEEAAPTASEQELKKEERSLGSNGAVSSSVVEAVPKFEDPKWVGGTWDLKQFEKDGKTNWDAIIDAEVRRRKWLQDNPESSRNDEPVVFDTSIIPWWPWIKRFHLPEAELLNGRAAMIGFFMAYLVDSLTGVGLVDQMSNFFCKSLLFVAVVGVLLIRKNEDLDNLKMLLEETTFYDKQWQATWQDETVSGSKKD, encoded by the exons ATGTCCATGGCCTTGTTTTCTCCTCCTTCCAGTCGTTTCCCATCCCTCCCTGCTACTGTTTCAGCAAAACCTACTTTCAACCAAAAGCCTTATCTCTCTTTACCCTCCAGAAGAAGTCTGTTTTTGTTATCCAGAAAGGCAACTGATAATGTAGCAGGTGTGGTGGGTTCAGCTGCTGTTGTAGAGGAGAAAGgggtgaagaaggaagaagctgCTCCCACTGCTTCTGAGCAGGAGttgaagaaagaggaaagatcTCTTGGGTCGAATGGGGCAGTCTCGTCGTCTGTGGTGGAGGCTGTGCCTAAATTTGAAGATCCGAAATGGGTCGGTGGGACTTGGGATTTGAAGCAGTTTGAGAAAGATGGGAAGACCAATTGGGATGCCATTATCGATGCGG aggTCAGGAGGAGGAAGTGGCTTCAAGATAACCCGGAATCATCAAGAAATGATGAGCCTGTTGTCTTTGACACTTCCATTATACCATGGTGGCCATGGATCAAGAGATTCCACCTTCCTGAAGCTGAACTGCTTAATG GCCGTGCTGCGATGATCGGTTTCTTCATGGCTTATCTGGTTGATAGTTTAACTGGGGTAGGACTTGTTGATCAGATGAGCAACTTCTTCTGCAAAAGTCTCTTATTTGTGGCTGTAGTTGGGGTACTACTGATCAGAAAGAATGAAGACTTAGATAACCTAAAGATGCTTCTGGAAGAAACAACTTTCTATGACAAGCAGTGGCAAGCAACCTGGCAGGATGAGACTGTCAGTGGCTCTAAGAAGGATTAG
- the LOC122080824 gene encoding pentatricopeptide repeat-containing protein At1g11900-like isoform X2 codes for MNNVSTIIHILVPQRSISIVFSSYFFIRRKSLHTKFAKETSNKASQNYIPSIRLGLDRLWPFFSVLSKYPTNFRSVVTQASLKRDVRDECLNQVLSSAESDPLPSAETCAVYLEKLCRAGNLADAAKLVQQLRAKQIFLSPNTYNLLLVTAGEWKDFGLLSQVFKDLLMSGKPISWDTYYSLAKTFSKATDTALLVKFEVDKAMLIFDHMKNLKCRPDLFTYNTVLAILGRAGRVDEMLHTVASMKEANMVPDIVSYNTLINNLRKVGRLDLCLVFFREMSERGIEPDLRTYTALIDSFGLSGNIEEALRLFADMKRKQVSPSVYVYGSLISNLKRVGKLDLAMSLSEEMNSCASNLVGPKDFKRKRR; via the exons ATGAATAATGTGAGTACTATCATTCATATTTTGGTTCCTCAACGCTCAATCAGTATAGTCTTTTCAAGCTATTTCTTCATCAGGAGAAAATCACTGCATACAAAATTTGCCAAAGAAACAAGCAACAAAGCCTCTCAG AATTATATCCCTTCAATCAGACTGGGGCTTGACCGACTCTGGCCGTTTTTCAGTGTTCTAAGCAAATACCCTACCAATTTCCGATCTGTGGTAACTCAGGCATCGCTAAAACGGGATGTGAGAGATGAATGCTTGAACCAAGTTCTTTCTTCTGCAGAAAGTGATCCTTTACCCAGTGCAGAGACCTGTGCTGTTTACTTAGAGAAGCTGTGCAGAGCAGGAAATCTAGCAGATGCTGCTAAACTGGTGCAGCAGCTACGTGCTAAACAGATCTTCCTGAGCCCAAACACATATAATCTTCTCTTGGTGACTGCAGGTGAATGGAAGGACTTTGGCCTTCTGTCTCAGGTATTCAAGGATTTATTAATGTCTGGAAAACCCATTAGCTGGGATACTTATTACAGTCTTGCTAAGACCTTTTCAAAAGCAACAGATACTGCTTTGCTGGTCAAATTT GAGGTCGACAAAGCCATGCTTATATTTGATCATATGAAGAATCTGAAATGTAGGCCGGACTTGTTCACGTATAATACTGTTTTAGCAATCTTGGGTAGGGCAGGTCGTGTGGATGAAATGCTCCATACGGTTGCTTCCATGAAAGAGGCAAACATGGTACCTGATATCGTTTCTTACAACACCTTAATAAACAACCTGAGGAAGGTGGGAAGGTTGGATTTGTGCTTGGTTTTTTTCCGGGAAATGAGTGAGAGAGGAATTGAACCAGATTTGAGAACCTACACCGCATTGATCGACAGCTTTGGCCTGTCAGGGAACATTGAGGAAGCATTAAGACTCTTTGCTGACATGAAAAGGAAGCAGGTATCTCCTTCTGTCTATGTCTACGGATCACTGATTAGTAATTTAAAGAGAGTTGGGAAGTTGGACTTGGCTATGAGCTTATCAGAGGAAATGAACTCTTGTGCTTCAAATCTAGTTGGTCCTAAGGACTTCAAACGGAAGAGAAGGTAG
- the LOC122080824 gene encoding pentatricopeptide repeat-containing protein At1g11900-like isoform X4 — protein MNNVSTIIHILVPQRSISIVFSSYFFIRRKSLHTKFAKETSNKASQNYIPSIRLGLDRLWPFFSVLSKYPTNFRSVVTQASLKRDVRDECLNQVLSSAESDPLPSAETCAVYLEKLCRAGNLADAAKLVQQLRAKQIFLSPNTYNLLLVTAGEWKDFGLLSQEVDKAMLIFDHMKNLKCRPDLFTYNTVLAILGRAGRVDEMLHTVASMKEANMVPDIVSYNTLINNLRKVGRLDLCLVFFREMSERGIEPDLRTYTALIDSFGLSGNIEEALRLFADMKRKQVSPSVYVYGSLISNLKRVGKLDLAMSLSEEMNSCASNLVGPKDFKRKRR, from the exons ATGAATAATGTGAGTACTATCATTCATATTTTGGTTCCTCAACGCTCAATCAGTATAGTCTTTTCAAGCTATTTCTTCATCAGGAGAAAATCACTGCATACAAAATTTGCCAAAGAAACAAGCAACAAAGCCTCTCAG AATTATATCCCTTCAATCAGACTGGGGCTTGACCGACTCTGGCCGTTTTTCAGTGTTCTAAGCAAATACCCTACCAATTTCCGATCTGTGGTAACTCAGGCATCGCTAAAACGGGATGTGAGAGATGAATGCTTGAACCAAGTTCTTTCTTCTGCAGAAAGTGATCCTTTACCCAGTGCAGAGACCTGTGCTGTTTACTTAGAGAAGCTGTGCAGAGCAGGAAATCTAGCAGATGCTGCTAAACTGGTGCAGCAGCTACGTGCTAAACAGATCTTCCTGAGCCCAAACACATATAATCTTCTCTTGGTGACTGCAGGTGAATGGAAGGACTTTGGCCTTCTGTCTCAG GAGGTCGACAAAGCCATGCTTATATTTGATCATATGAAGAATCTGAAATGTAGGCCGGACTTGTTCACGTATAATACTGTTTTAGCAATCTTGGGTAGGGCAGGTCGTGTGGATGAAATGCTCCATACGGTTGCTTCCATGAAAGAGGCAAACATGGTACCTGATATCGTTTCTTACAACACCTTAATAAACAACCTGAGGAAGGTGGGAAGGTTGGATTTGTGCTTGGTTTTTTTCCGGGAAATGAGTGAGAGAGGAATTGAACCAGATTTGAGAACCTACACCGCATTGATCGACAGCTTTGGCCTGTCAGGGAACATTGAGGAAGCATTAAGACTCTTTGCTGACATGAAAAGGAAGCAGGTATCTCCTTCTGTCTATGTCTACGGATCACTGATTAGTAATTTAAAGAGAGTTGGGAAGTTGGACTTGGCTATGAGCTTATCAGAGGAAATGAACTCTTGTGCTTCAAATCTAGTTGGTCCTAAGGACTTCAAACGGAAGAGAAGGTAG
- the LOC122080824 gene encoding pentatricopeptide repeat-containing protein At1g11900-like isoform X1, producing the protein MNNVSTIIHILVPQRSISIVFSSYFFIRRKSLHTKFAKETSNKASQNYIPSIRLGLDRLWPFFSVLSKYPTNFRSVVTQASLKRDVRDECLNQVLSSAESDPLPSAETCAVYLEKLCRAGNLADAAKLVQQLRAKQIFLSPNTYNLLLVTAGEWKDFGLLSQVFKDLLMSGKPISWDTYYSLAKTFSKATDTALLVKFVSEVSELIFPRSATVINRILVAFSECKEVDKAMLIFDHMKNLKCRPDLFTYNTVLAILGRAGRVDEMLHTVASMKEANMVPDIVSYNTLINNLRKVGRLDLCLVFFREMSERGIEPDLRTYTALIDSFGLSGNIEEALRLFADMKRKQVSPSVYVYGSLISNLKRVGKLDLAMSLSEEMNSCASNLVGPKDFKRKRR; encoded by the exons ATGAATAATGTGAGTACTATCATTCATATTTTGGTTCCTCAACGCTCAATCAGTATAGTCTTTTCAAGCTATTTCTTCATCAGGAGAAAATCACTGCATACAAAATTTGCCAAAGAAACAAGCAACAAAGCCTCTCAG AATTATATCCCTTCAATCAGACTGGGGCTTGACCGACTCTGGCCGTTTTTCAGTGTTCTAAGCAAATACCCTACCAATTTCCGATCTGTGGTAACTCAGGCATCGCTAAAACGGGATGTGAGAGATGAATGCTTGAACCAAGTTCTTTCTTCTGCAGAAAGTGATCCTTTACCCAGTGCAGAGACCTGTGCTGTTTACTTAGAGAAGCTGTGCAGAGCAGGAAATCTAGCAGATGCTGCTAAACTGGTGCAGCAGCTACGTGCTAAACAGATCTTCCTGAGCCCAAACACATATAATCTTCTCTTGGTGACTGCAGGTGAATGGAAGGACTTTGGCCTTCTGTCTCAGGTATTCAAGGATTTATTAATGTCTGGAAAACCCATTAGCTGGGATACTTATTACAGTCTTGCTAAGACCTTTTCAAAAGCAACAGATACTGCTTTGCTGGTCAAATTTGTAAGTGAAGTTTCAGAACTGATATTTCCTAGAAGTGCTACTGTCATTAATAGGATTCTTGTTGCCTTTTCTGAATGCAAGGAGGTCGACAAAGCCATGCTTATATTTGATCATATGAAGAATCTGAAATGTAGGCCGGACTTGTTCACGTATAATACTGTTTTAGCAATCTTGGGTAGGGCAGGTCGTGTGGATGAAATGCTCCATACGGTTGCTTCCATGAAAGAGGCAAACATGGTACCTGATATCGTTTCTTACAACACCTTAATAAACAACCTGAGGAAGGTGGGAAGGTTGGATTTGTGCTTGGTTTTTTTCCGGGAAATGAGTGAGAGAGGAATTGAACCAGATTTGAGAACCTACACCGCATTGATCGACAGCTTTGGCCTGTCAGGGAACATTGAGGAAGCATTAAGACTCTTTGCTGACATGAAAAGGAAGCAGGTATCTCCTTCTGTCTATGTCTACGGATCACTGATTAGTAATTTAAAGAGAGTTGGGAAGTTGGACTTGGCTATGAGCTTATCAGAGGAAATGAACTCTTGTGCTTCAAATCTAGTTGGTCCTAAGGACTTCAAACGGAAGAGAAGGTAG
- the LOC122080824 gene encoding pentatricopeptide repeat-containing protein At1g11900-like isoform X3, producing the protein MRKSLHTKFAKETSNKASQNYIPSIRLGLDRLWPFFSVLSKYPTNFRSVVTQASLKRDVRDECLNQVLSSAESDPLPSAETCAVYLEKLCRAGNLADAAKLVQQLRAKQIFLSPNTYNLLLVTAGEWKDFGLLSQVFKDLLMSGKPISWDTYYSLAKTFSKATDTALLVKFVSEVSELIFPRSATVINRILVAFSECKEVDKAMLIFDHMKNLKCRPDLFTYNTVLAILGRAGRVDEMLHTVASMKEANMVPDIVSYNTLINNLRKVGRLDLCLVFFREMSERGIEPDLRTYTALIDSFGLSGNIEEALRLFADMKRKQVSPSVYVYGSLISNLKRVGKLDLAMSLSEEMNSCASNLVGPKDFKRKRR; encoded by the exons AT GAGAAAATCACTGCATACAAAATTTGCCAAAGAAACAAGCAACAAAGCCTCTCAG AATTATATCCCTTCAATCAGACTGGGGCTTGACCGACTCTGGCCGTTTTTCAGTGTTCTAAGCAAATACCCTACCAATTTCCGATCTGTGGTAACTCAGGCATCGCTAAAACGGGATGTGAGAGATGAATGCTTGAACCAAGTTCTTTCTTCTGCAGAAAGTGATCCTTTACCCAGTGCAGAGACCTGTGCTGTTTACTTAGAGAAGCTGTGCAGAGCAGGAAATCTAGCAGATGCTGCTAAACTGGTGCAGCAGCTACGTGCTAAACAGATCTTCCTGAGCCCAAACACATATAATCTTCTCTTGGTGACTGCAGGTGAATGGAAGGACTTTGGCCTTCTGTCTCAGGTATTCAAGGATTTATTAATGTCTGGAAAACCCATTAGCTGGGATACTTATTACAGTCTTGCTAAGACCTTTTCAAAAGCAACAGATACTGCTTTGCTGGTCAAATTTGTAAGTGAAGTTTCAGAACTGATATTTCCTAGAAGTGCTACTGTCATTAATAGGATTCTTGTTGCCTTTTCTGAATGCAAGGAGGTCGACAAAGCCATGCTTATATTTGATCATATGAAGAATCTGAAATGTAGGCCGGACTTGTTCACGTATAATACTGTTTTAGCAATCTTGGGTAGGGCAGGTCGTGTGGATGAAATGCTCCATACGGTTGCTTCCATGAAAGAGGCAAACATGGTACCTGATATCGTTTCTTACAACACCTTAATAAACAACCTGAGGAAGGTGGGAAGGTTGGATTTGTGCTTGGTTTTTTTCCGGGAAATGAGTGAGAGAGGAATTGAACCAGATTTGAGAACCTACACCGCATTGATCGACAGCTTTGGCCTGTCAGGGAACATTGAGGAAGCATTAAGACTCTTTGCTGACATGAAAAGGAAGCAGGTATCTCCTTCTGTCTATGTCTACGGATCACTGATTAGTAATTTAAAGAGAGTTGGGAAGTTGGACTTGGCTATGAGCTTATCAGAGGAAATGAACTCTTGTGCTTCAAATCTAGTTGGTCCTAAGGACTTCAAACGGAAGAGAAGGTAG
- the LOC122082398 gene encoding uncharacterized protein LOC122082398, which produces MPFLLKSPVASSTPPPSPPSTPDNSDGAAERRLREAEERLRDAIEELQRRQRRARGLQPPCDHADESCVANAIGNLCQTFLLSYGVRVGIGILLRAFKLARGRSYGSLLDLKQLVSEKDLIVREEACRIGLLFGGFTGSYHALRCFLRKFRKKETPFNVILAGSVAGLSILALDDSSRRRTLALYLLARLSQCAYNSAKSKNKFQLWGSHLRHGDTLLFALACAQVMYAFVMRPESLPKSYQSFIQKTGPVAAPVYKAVRDSCRGGPVDVVALSAYLINRKGSSSVKLEEFPSIIPCSIIHPDTNSCLAHNGNAASATFRKTFPLYFSLTFVPFVVLHLQKFMESPVYTCWNAIKGAVRSTTFLSAFVGMFQGVICLHRKVAAKDHKLVYWVAGGVAALSVLLEKKARRSELALYVLPRAGDSLWYILVNRHFLPDIKNAEVALFCMCMGGIMYYLEHEPDTMAPFLRGLIRRFLASRISNPGSASNRSASYSYLQTLDAIKKPKSQESQDTGTSASEKYNLEAIPGL; this is translated from the exons ATGCCTTTCCTATTGAAATCCCCCGTCGCTTCCTCCACACCTCCTCCATCTCCGCCATCAACTCCCGATAACTCCGACGGTGCAGCCGAGCGTCGCCTCAGGGAGGCCGAGGAGAGGCTGAGAGATGCGATTGAGGAATTGCAGAGGCGGCAGCGCCGTGCTCGGGGGCTTCAACCGCCTTGTGATCATGCGGATGAGTCATGCGTGGCCAATGCCATTGGTAATCTCTGTCAGACCTTCCTTCTTTCTTACGGTGTACGTGTCGGAATTGGGATCCTTCTTCGTGCTTTCAAGCTCGCTCGGGGTCGGTCTTATGGATCCCTCCTGGATCTTAAG CAACTTGTATCAGAGAAGGATCTGATAGTGAGAGAAGAAGCTTGtcgtattgggctactttttgGTGGTTTTACTGGATCTTATCATGCCCTGAGATGTTTTTTGAGAAAGTTTAGAAAGAAAGAGACACCATTTAATGT AATTTTAGCGGGTTCGGTTGCAGGATTATCTATTTTAGCATTAGATGACTCTAGCCGGAGGCGTACCCTTGCTTTGTATCTTTTGGCTAGGCTTTCCCAG TGTGCTTATAATTCTGCAAAATCCAAGAACAAGTTTCAACTATGGGGAAGCCATTTGAGACACGGCGATACTTTGTTGTTTGCTTTAGCATGTGCCCAG GTTATGTATGCCTTTGTAATGCGTCCTGAGAGCTTACCAAAGTCATATCAAAGTTTTATTCAGAAGACCGGGCCAGTTGCAGCACCTGTTTACAAGGCTGTGAGGGATAGCTGTAGGGGTGGCCCAGTAGATGTTGTTGCTCTGTCAGCTTACTTAATTAACAGAAAAGGATCTAGCTCAGTAAAGTTGGAAGAGTTTCCTTCTATAATTCCTTGTTCTATAATACATCCAGACACAAACTCGTGTTTAGCTCACAATGGTAATGCAGCATCTGCGACCTTCAGAAAAACGTTTCCTCTATATTTCTCTTTGACTTTTGTACCATTTGTTGTTCTTCACTTACAAAAG TTTATGGAGTCTCCAGTTTATACCTGCTGGAATGCTATTAAAGGCGCTGTTCGATCAACAACATTTTTGTCTGCTTTTGTTGGAATGTTTCAG GGTGTCATATGTCTACACAGAAAGGTGGCTGCAAAGGATCACAAACTTGTATATTGGGTGGCTGGCGGAGTTGCTGCCCTTTCTGTCCTATTGGAGAAGAAAGCCAGACGTTCGGAACTTGCTCTATATGTTCTTCCACGAGCTGGAGATTCTTTGTGGTACATATTAGTGAATCGCCATTTTCTGCCAGATATAAAAAATGCTGAG GTGGCTTTATTCTGTATGTGCATGGGAGGAATCATGTACTACCTAGAACACGAGCCAGATACCATGGCCCCATTCCTCAGGGGTCTGATACGTCGCTTCCTTGCAAGCAGGATAAGCAATCCAGGCTCAGCCTCCAACCGTAGTGCGTCGTATTCATATCTACAAACTCTTGATGCCATAAAGAAACCAAAATCGCAAGAGAGTCAGGATACCGGAACTTCAGCTTCTGAGAAGTACAATCTTGAAGCCATACCTGGACTTTAA